One Neisseria sicca genomic region harbors:
- a CDS encoding primosomal protein N' produces the protein MIYHRIAVNVPLSDGLLTYSHSEPLPLGARVLVPFRNKTVVGIVWETDIAPDMDAARILSVQTAFSDEPPLPESWRDLLSFTSRYYHYPTGQAVFAALPQGLKETRAVEMPQPPLFYALNEAGRAQTPPPARFNKKAALWDALLSGGMTMAALKQVNAQAVKLIEDWTEKGWIETTEAAKPVLRSSEFQLNANQQQASDEIQTTFGSFQPFLLYGITGSGKTEVYFDAMAKVLAQGRQVLFLLPEINLTPQLLKRVENRFADVPTAVLHSQMAAGKRTQDYLRAILGQAKLVIGTRLAVFTPLPDVGLIVVDEEHDGSFKQDNELRYHARDLAVWRAKQSGCPVVLGSATPSLESWHKAQSGAYRLLQLTERAHTTAQLPQVDILNVGRLKLDNGFSPQALQLLKQNFEAGGMSLVYLNRRGFAPALFCGDCGHTFGCPNCSAKMVLHQRARQLRCHHCDHREPIPFKCPDCGNQDLTAVGHGTQRVEETLRAFLPKATVVRVDRDSTAHKNDWADLYRRIADNEIDILVGTQMLAKGHDFARLNLVIVLNADGSLYSADFRAPERLFAELMQVSGRAGRADKPGKVLIQTQLPEHPVFAAVKAQDYTVFAENELNERQMFAMPPFGFQTAVRADAPRVADAMEFLNAAKETLAPLLPASVSQFGAAPMLMVRLAERERAQIFLESTSRQDLHRAVSLWVQVLQQNRDGKIRWSVDVDAQEA, from the coding sequence ATGATCTACCACCGCATCGCCGTAAACGTGCCGCTTTCAGACGGCCTTTTGACTTATTCCCATTCCGAGCCGCTGCCGCTGGGCGCGCGGGTGCTTGTGCCTTTCCGCAACAAGACCGTGGTCGGGATTGTGTGGGAAACGGATATTGCGCCGGATATGGACGCGGCGCGGATTTTGAGCGTTCAGACGGCCTTTTCGGACGAACCGCCGCTGCCTGAAAGCTGGCGTGATTTGCTCTCGTTTACGTCGCGTTATTACCACTATCCGACGGGGCAGGCGGTGTTTGCCGCGCTGCCGCAGGGTTTGAAGGAAACGCGCGCGGTGGAAATGCCGCAGCCGCCGTTGTTTTACGCGCTGAACGAAGCGGGCAGGGCGCAAACGCCGCCGCCGGCGCGGTTCAACAAAAAAGCGGCTTTGTGGGACGCGCTATTGTCGGGCGGGATGACGATGGCGGCGTTGAAACAGGTGAACGCGCAGGCGGTGAAATTGATTGAGGATTGGACGGAAAAGGGTTGGATTGAAACGACGGAAGCGGCGAAACCCGTTTTAAGGTCGTCTGAATTTCAGCTCAACGCCAACCAGCAACAAGCTTCCGATGAAATTCAGACGACCTTCGGCAGCTTTCAGCCGTTTCTGCTGTACGGCATCACCGGCAGCGGCAAGACCGAGGTGTATTTTGATGCGATGGCGAAAGTGTTGGCGCAGGGGCGGCAGGTGTTGTTTCTGTTGCCCGAAATCAACCTCACGCCGCAGCTTTTGAAGCGGGTGGAAAACCGTTTTGCCGACGTGCCGACCGCCGTGTTGCACAGCCAGATGGCGGCAGGCAAGCGCACGCAGGATTATCTGCGCGCCATATTGGGGCAGGCGAAGCTGGTGATTGGCACGCGGCTGGCGGTGTTCACGCCTTTGCCTGATGTCGGACTGATTGTGGTCGATGAGGAACACGACGGCTCGTTCAAACAGGACAACGAATTGCGCTACCACGCCCGCGATTTGGCGGTGTGGCGTGCGAAGCAGAGCGGCTGCCCCGTCGTGTTGGGCAGCGCCACGCCCAGCTTGGAGAGCTGGCACAAAGCGCAAAGCGGCGCGTACCGCCTGCTGCAACTGACCGAACGCGCCCACACCACCGCGCAACTGCCGCAAGTGGACATCCTCAACGTAGGTCGTCTGAAACTCGACAACGGCTTCTCGCCGCAGGCTTTGCAGCTTTTGAAACAGAACTTCGAAGCAGGCGGCATGTCGCTGGTGTACCTCAACCGTCGCGGTTTCGCGCCCGCGCTGTTTTGCGGCGACTGCGGCCATACCTTCGGCTGTCCGAACTGCTCCGCCAAAATGGTGCTGCACCAACGCGCCCGCCAACTGCGCTGCCACCACTGCGACCACCGCGAACCCATCCCGTTCAAATGCCCCGACTGCGGCAACCAAGACCTGACCGCCGTCGGCCACGGCACGCAGCGCGTCGAAGAAACCCTGCGCGCCTTCCTGCCGAAAGCAACCGTTGTCCGCGTCGACAGGGACAGCACGGCGCACAAAAACGACTGGGCGGATTTGTACCGCCGCATCGCCGACAACGAAATCGACATTCTGGTCGGCACGCAGATGCTCGCCAAAGGCCATGATTTCGCGCGGCTCAACCTGGTTATCGTGTTGAACGCCGACGGCAGCCTGTACAGCGCGGATTTCCGCGCGCCGGAAAGGCTGTTCGCCGAGCTGATGCAAGTGTCCGGCAGGGCGGGGCGCGCCGACAAACCCGGCAAGGTGCTGATACAGACCCAACTGCCCGAACATCCCGTCTTCGCCGCCGTCAAAGCGCAGGACTACACCGTGTTTGCCGAAAACGAATTGAACGAGCGGCAAATGTTCGCCATGCCGCCCTTCGGTTTTCAGACCGCCGTCCGCGCCGACGCGCCGCGCGTTGCCGATGCGATGGAGTTTCTCAACGCCGCCAAAGAAACCCTCGCCCCGCTCTTGCCCGCAAGCGTCTCCCAGTTCGGTGCCGCCCCCATGCTGATGGTGCGCCTCGCCGAACGCGAACGCGCACAAATCTTCCTCGAATCAACATCCCGACAAGATTTGCACCGCGCCGTGAGTTTGTGGGTGCAGGTGTTGCAGCAAAACCGCGACGGCAAAATCCGATGGTCGGTGGATGTGGATGCGCAGGAGGCGTAA
- a CDS encoding DsbC family protein yields the protein MKTKLIKILAPIALISLTACGQTPVSQANAAPSSAAKPAAPVQGKVGEALKARLEKIYESQGLKVISVSETPIQGIYEVVVSGKQIIYTDAKGDYMFVGDLIDVNTRKSLTDERAADLNKIDFASLPLDKAIKEVRGNGKLKVAVFSDPDCPYCKRLEHEFEKMTDITIYNFMMPIPSLHPDAARKAEILWCQPNPTQAWTDWMRKGQFPSGKANCDNPVAETTSLGEQFGFNGTPTLVFPNGRSQSGYSPMPHLKKIIEDNQK from the coding sequence ATGAAAACCAAATTAATCAAAATCTTAGCCCCCATCGCTCTGATCTCACTGACCGCGTGCGGGCAAACGCCCGTTTCACAGGCAAATGCAGCGCCCTCTTCAGCCGCCAAGCCCGCCGCCCCCGTACAAGGCAAAGTCGGCGAAGCCTTGAAAGCCCGCCTCGAAAAAATTTACGAATCCCAAGGCCTGAAAGTCATCAGCGTCAGCGAAACCCCTATTCAAGGCATTTATGAAGTCGTTGTCAGCGGCAAACAAATCATTTACACCGATGCCAAAGGCGACTATATGTTTGTCGGCGACCTCATCGACGTCAACACGCGCAAAAGCCTGACCGACGAACGCGCCGCCGATTTGAACAAAATCGACTTCGCCTCCCTGCCTTTGGACAAAGCGATTAAAGAAGTGCGCGGCAACGGCAAGCTGAAAGTCGCCGTCTTCTCCGACCCCGACTGCCCATACTGCAAACGCTTGGAACACGAGTTTGAAAAAATGACCGACATCACGATCTACAACTTCATGATGCCGATTCCGAGCCTGCACCCCGATGCCGCGCGTAAAGCCGAAATCCTGTGGTGTCAGCCTAACCCGACCCAAGCCTGGACCGACTGGATGCGCAAAGGCCAATTCCCGAGCGGCAAAGCCAATTGCGACAATCCCGTTGCCGAAACCACTTCTTTGGGCGAACAATTCGGCTTCAACGGCACACCTACCCTCGTCTTCCCGAACGGCCGCAGCCAAAGCGGATACAGCCCCATGCCGCACCTCAAAAAAATCATCGAAGACAATCAGAAATAA
- the mltA gene encoding murein transglycosylase A translates to MKKHLYRITLLTIAAAVLSACPSKRIKNLPETDTITIKGPDRPTGTPDPAGTTVSGGGATYTVVSHQELPHWSTQHFVKSLQSFRLGCEKLKNRTGWQDVCAQAMQTPLHHFQAKHFFERYFTPWQVSNNGNPAGTITGYYEPVLLGDDKATSKARFPIYGIPNDFVSVPLSANLRGSKATVRIRQTGANSGVIDNSGTHTADLSQFPITARSTALKGRFEGSRFVPYYTRNQINGGALNGKAPILGYAEDPVELFFMHIQGSGRLKTPSGKYIRVGFADKNEHPYVSIGRYMADKGYLPLAQTSMQGIKAYMKQNPGRLAEVLGQNPSYVFFRELTGSSEAGPVGALGTPLLGEYAGAIDRHYITLGAPLFVATAHPTTKKALNRLIMAQDTGSAIKGAVRVDYFWGYGDEAGEVAGKMKTTGYVWQLLPNGMKPSYQP, encoded by the coding sequence ATGAAAAAACACCTATACCGCATCACACTCCTCACCATCGCCGCAGCCGTCCTTTCCGCCTGCCCGAGCAAACGCATCAAAAACCTCCCCGAAACCGATACTATTACCATCAAAGGCCCCGACCGCCCCACCGGTACGCCCGACCCCGCCGGCACCACCGTCAGCGGCGGCGGCGCGACCTACACCGTCGTGTCCCACCAAGAACTGCCGCACTGGAGCACCCAACACTTCGTCAAAAGCCTCCAATCCTTCCGCTTAGGCTGCGAGAAACTGAAAAACCGCACAGGCTGGCAAGATGTCTGCGCCCAAGCCATGCAGACGCCCCTCCACCATTTCCAAGCCAAACATTTCTTCGAACGCTATTTCACCCCTTGGCAGGTCAGCAACAACGGCAACCCCGCCGGCACCATCACCGGCTACTACGAACCCGTCCTGCTCGGCGATGACAAAGCCACAAGCAAAGCCCGCTTCCCCATCTACGGCATCCCCAACGACTTCGTTTCCGTCCCACTGTCCGCCAATTTGAGAGGCAGCAAAGCCACCGTCCGCATCCGCCAAACCGGTGCCAACAGCGGCGTCATCGACAACAGCGGCACACACACCGCCGACCTGTCCCAATTCCCCATTACCGCCCGCAGCACCGCCCTCAAAGGCAGATTTGAAGGCAGCCGCTTCGTTCCTTATTACACCCGCAACCAAATCAACGGCGGCGCGCTCAACGGCAAAGCCCCCATCCTCGGTTACGCAGAAGACCCCGTCGAACTCTTCTTCATGCACATCCAAGGTTCAGGTCGTCTGAAAACCCCGTCCGGCAAATACATCCGCGTCGGATTCGCCGACAAAAACGAACACCCCTACGTCTCCATCGGACGCTACATGGCAGACAAAGGCTACCTCCCCCTCGCACAAACCAGCATGCAGGGCATCAAAGCCTACATGAAGCAAAACCCCGGCCGCCTCGCCGAAGTCTTGGGACAAAACCCCAGCTACGTCTTCTTCCGCGAACTGACCGGCAGCAGCGAAGCCGGACCGGTCGGCGCATTGGGCACACCGCTCTTGGGTGAATACGCAGGCGCCATCGACCGCCACTACATCACTCTAGGCGCACCGCTGTTTGTCGCCACCGCCCATCCGACCACCAAAAAAGCCCTCAACCGCCTCATCATGGCGCAAGACACCGGCAGCGCCATCAAAGGCGCCGTCCGCGTGGACTACTTCTGGGGCTACGGCGATGAAGCAGGCGAGGTTGCCGGCAAAATGAAAACCACAGGCTACGTCTGGCAACTCCTGCCCAACGGCATGAAACCCAGTTACCAGCCTTAA
- a CDS encoding lysozyme inhibitor LprI family protein yields the protein MITLNNRALFITICLAPTFTLGDLPETVIDKDALNKPCHVNSIIQEDILICFSKSYLLAQKELNNNYSIAQKQKNVNIRNYLIHQQRQWNKNKFDECLILPEKEVGREGIFEYLQCATDAILKRNSYLKEIYVCGNEPCQFEEPYFFQTIGHDKD from the coding sequence GTGATCACTTTAAATAATAGAGCTTTATTTATTACAATTTGCCTCGCCCCAACTTTTACACTTGGAGATTTACCTGAAACAGTTATTGATAAAGATGCATTAAACAAACCATGTCATGTAAACAGTATAATACAAGAGGATATTCTTATATGTTTTTCTAAGTCATATCTATTGGCACAGAAAGAATTAAATAATAATTATTCAATTGCTCAAAAGCAGAAAAATGTAAATATAAGAAATTATTTAATTCACCAACAAAGGCAATGGAATAAAAACAAATTTGATGAATGCTTGATATTGCCAGAGAAAGAGGTTGGGAGAGAGGGGATATTTGAATATTTGCAATGTGCTACAGATGCCATTTTAAAGCGAAATAGCTATTTAAAAGAAATTTATGTATGTGGCAATGAACCTTGCCAATTTGAAGAACCATATTTCTTTCAAACTATTGGGCATGATAAGGATTAA
- the vgrG gene encoding type VI secretion system tip protein VgrG — MTARQSYHLTFARFSPSLSVRSFTASEAANTAYRVEITATSTDSSLPLSSYLNQRAAFEIRPQEAVLSEVAAAFSAGSDESPAKQWQGIITSCEKLSVSKDETVYRFVLEPRVAALKHFQSSRLFQNQTVPDIVAAVFKHHGFSGVDYRFQKSRSYTVREYVTQYLESDFDFINRLCEEEGIWYAFEQHEQHGDVVVFGDSPEHYFRDQSLPVSYRPHAGLESVGTEALFNLSIRHNPIVEGIRSADYNYRTADTDLFAETDNKQSEESADNTVLLGKQQNWGLHPKTPDEAKVQTTLLNEAVLCRQTVANGSGNVVSMAPMKVFQTDTAFPEAPDGWLVLGMEHSGSRDTAYTHTFTAIPAQLAFRPERTTPRPHIAGTLPARVTAAENCTYAYIDDMGRYRVKLPFDLDEWSPGGESRPVRLAKPYAGPEYGLHFPLHEGTEVMLSFVQGNPDRPYISGVMHDSAHPDHIPADWNTRNVIRTWANNKLRMEDQKGQEHIKLATDYQKSQLNLGHIVDSSREKRGENGEGFELRTDGWGAVRAGKGILVSSDTQGGAKGEVLEMGKAIRRMRKALVAAKLLDTAAKRAGNTATESIAQANHINSNLKKLKKSGIVISAPDGLAASTKQSILNTAQGHIHWVSMQDSNISAGKNFTAHALKSINLFAQNKAVKIHAAQGKIEIQAKNNKMQIDAKKDLELTSSTAKVMIVGKDEVMISGGGGSYIKLKNGEIILASPKIVRVKAPAMPVGGSDSFFFNGFAKTDKTCIPCKIAELIGRPVNPISGIKVLPDETDFAFDGLVPFVWSRSYFSDLEESWLGSGWRTTLSAKLERKDGRFTYTDNQGRTFDLPELEEDEGQVLFEAEQIIFERIDNGSYQISNLDGSSRHRFSPLHLNDTDRNGSGNGTYALTQVSDRHGNGYRIVYNEDTGLPHTVIDELGREIWFEFDNLSPLTQIPVYRLTSMGSYNDNLPEGRELLVRYRYDDNGDLVAVEDAEGFVHRRFGYRRHMMIRHQTTAGLNTYYQYDHYNPQGRVLRSYTDNGEEWRFAYADGHTQITDALGRSEHLYYDHHGEVVKKVFADGSSILTERDALGRPIKITDEMGRETRYRYNECGLLTFVGGEGGQNQHIRYDQERRPVEITLPHNQKTLIEYNEQGLPATQSDSKGNTTRYRYNENGQITQITDAKNNTYTFEYDLHHRLSTQTDCSGQQTRYTYNDEGKLESITDAAGHTTHYHYQNSKPLRTDYPDGSSEHFSYDHAGRLSVLTDAEGNRTAYDYDNDSKPTIRYNALGGAFQYRYDSVGRLKTLVNENGDSYAFEYDERDRLIRETGFDGKMTRYTYNPAGELIREEEYASGNIDVRTRPLRTITYHRDRIGRIRQKDSHLDGGEILSTHYRYDKLNRLIQAHNAHSELRFGYDHNGLIKEQLIHLDEPITSSTSRSQSKDVAAQITEHRYDVLGNRTQTILPTGEVLNRLYYGSGHLHHINLDGTTLADIERDALHRPIERTIGKLNTQFQLDPLGRLKQQIAQPNSHNKADPAVLIGRRYQYDTIGNLVRTDDQTNGSRNYTYDALGRITQSADEHYRYDPAHNLTDGSRISGNRLTQYKGTSYRYDPLGNLIEKQQHDGEIQHYRYNADNQLTEAEIHRPGQNTVLYRYRYDPIGRRIAKAHPDGNEIQYLWDGSRLLQEYRKDRTYTYIYTEDRNYEPLAQITTYNGSDKVREILYYHNDQIGIPREMTDEEGNIVWSGDYSGWGKLTQEGRLKLDVYQPFRLQNQYYDEETGLHYNFFRYYDPEIGRFTQQDPIKLLGGESLYALAPNVFVWLDTLGLAKYKCIADEKEGGGTRGYKNGRKLCTYSCTNVATKKTVSVLSNSDMEAEGSHFCRGAEIGTIPSPLNGVATVPHFLRYVPFNIDTSGALGWWDSWGSTKDIHDQLKKTE, encoded by the coding sequence ATGACTGCCCGCCAATCCTACCACCTTACCTTCGCCCGGTTCTCCCCCTCACTTTCAGTCCGCTCTTTCACCGCCTCCGAAGCCGCCAACACCGCCTACCGCGTCGAAATCACCGCCACCTCCACCGATTCCTCCCTGCCGCTGTCTTCCTACCTCAACCAGCGCGCAGCGTTTGAAATCCGTCCGCAGGAGGCCGTATTGTCCGAAGTCGCCGCCGCCTTTTCAGCCGGTTCGGACGAATCTCCGGCGAAACAATGGCAGGGCATTATTACTTCATGCGAGAAGCTGTCCGTATCCAAGGATGAAACCGTTTACCGCTTTGTTTTAGAGCCGCGTGTCGCGGCTTTAAAACATTTCCAATCCTCCCGACTGTTTCAAAACCAAACCGTCCCCGACATCGTTGCCGCCGTCTTCAAACATCACGGCTTCTCCGGTGTCGACTACCGTTTCCAAAAAAGCCGCAGTTACACTGTCCGCGAGTATGTGACCCAGTATCTCGAAAGCGACTTCGACTTTATCAACCGCCTGTGTGAGGAAGAAGGCATTTGGTATGCCTTCGAACAGCATGAGCAACATGGCGACGTAGTCGTCTTCGGCGACAGTCCCGAACACTACTTCCGCGACCAAAGTCTGCCCGTTTCCTACCGCCCCCATGCCGGACTGGAAAGCGTCGGTACCGAAGCACTCTTCAACTTAAGCATCCGTCACAACCCCATCGTCGAAGGCATACGCAGTGCCGACTACAACTACCGTACCGCCGATACCGACCTCTTTGCCGAAACCGACAACAAACAGTCTGAAGAGTCGGCCGACAATACCGTCTTACTGGGCAAACAGCAAAACTGGGGCCTTCATCCCAAAACCCCCGACGAAGCCAAAGTTCAGACGACCCTGTTGAACGAAGCCGTCCTCTGCCGCCAAACCGTCGCCAACGGCAGCGGCAACGTCGTCTCCATGGCGCCGATGAAAGTGTTCCAAACCGATACCGCCTTCCCCGAAGCACCCGACGGCTGGCTGGTACTCGGTATGGAACACAGCGGCAGCCGCGATACCGCCTATACCCATACCTTTACCGCCATACCCGCCCAACTTGCCTTCCGTCCCGAACGCACCACACCGCGTCCCCATATCGCCGGCACACTGCCCGCACGGGTGACCGCGGCGGAGAACTGCACCTACGCCTACATCGACGACATGGGACGCTACCGCGTCAAACTGCCGTTTGATTTGGACGAATGGAGTCCCGGCGGAGAAAGCCGTCCCGTCCGACTGGCCAAACCCTATGCCGGTCCCGAATACGGTCTCCACTTCCCCTTACACGAAGGCACCGAAGTCATGCTGTCCTTCGTCCAAGGCAACCCCGACCGCCCGTATATCTCCGGCGTCATGCACGACAGCGCCCATCCCGACCACATTCCTGCCGATTGGAACACCAGGAACGTCATCCGCACCTGGGCGAACAACAAACTCAGGATGGAAGACCAAAAAGGTCAGGAACACATCAAACTCGCCACCGACTACCAAAAATCCCAACTCAACCTCGGCCACATCGTCGACTCAAGTCGGGAAAAACGCGGAGAGAACGGCGAAGGCTTCGAACTCAGAACCGACGGCTGGGGCGCCGTACGGGCGGGTAAAGGCATACTCGTCAGCTCGGATACTCAGGGAGGTGCAAAAGGCGAAGTTCTGGAGATGGGCAAAGCGATACGACGCATGCGAAAAGCATTGGTTGCTGCCAAATTACTGGATACTGCTGCCAAACGTGCGGGCAATACTGCAACAGAAAGCATTGCTCAAGCAAACCACATCAACAGCAACTTAAAGAAACTGAAAAAATCGGGAATAGTCATTTCCGCTCCCGACGGTCTGGCCGCCAGCACCAAACAAAGCATATTGAATACAGCACAAGGACATATCCACTGGGTCAGCATGCAGGACAGTAATATCAGCGCCGGCAAGAACTTTACTGCACATGCGCTGAAAAGCATCAACCTGTTCGCACAAAATAAAGCCGTTAAAATCCATGCAGCCCAAGGCAAGATTGAAATACAGGCAAAAAATAACAAGATGCAAATTGATGCCAAAAAAGACCTTGAGCTGACCAGCAGCACTGCCAAAGTAATGATCGTTGGCAAGGACGAAGTGATGATTAGCGGTGGTGGAGGCAGCTACATTAAATTGAAAAACGGTGAAATCATCCTTGCCTCCCCTAAAATCGTTCGTGTCAAAGCGCCAGCAATGCCGGTGGGCGGTTCTGATAGCTTTTTCTTTAATGGTTTTGCAAAAACTGATAAAACCTGTATCCCTTGCAAGATTGCCGAATTAATTGGTCGTCCTGTCAATCCTATTTCAGGCATAAAAGTTTTACCGGATGAAACTGATTTTGCTTTTGATGGATTGGTGCCGTTTGTATGGAGTCGCAGCTATTTTTCTGATTTGGAAGAAAGTTGGCTGGGTAGCGGCTGGCGCACCACATTGAGCGCCAAGCTAGAGCGCAAAGACGGTCGTTTTACCTATACCGATAATCAGGGACGTACATTTGACCTGCCAGAACTGGAGGAAGATGAAGGGCAGGTTCTGTTTGAAGCAGAACAAATCATCTTCGAACGAATCGATAATGGCAGCTATCAAATCAGTAATCTGGACGGTAGCAGCAGACATAGATTTTCACCCCTACACTTGAATGACACCGATCGTAATGGCAGCGGTAATGGCACTTACGCTCTGACACAGGTAAGCGACCGTCATGGCAACGGCTATCGCATTGTTTACAATGAAGATACCGGCTTACCTCATACTGTTATTGACGAACTGGGACGTGAGATATGGTTTGAGTTTGACAATCTCAGCCCTTTAACGCAGATCCCCGTTTATCGTCTTACCAGTATGGGTAGCTATAACGATAACCTACCTGAAGGTCGGGAACTTCTTGTCCGTTACCGTTATGACGACAACGGCGATCTTGTCGCGGTAGAAGATGCCGAAGGTTTCGTTCACCGACGTTTCGGCTACCGCCGTCACATGATGATTCGCCACCAAACTACGGCTGGATTAAATACCTACTATCAATACGACCATTACAATCCCCAAGGCCGGGTATTGCGCAGCTATACCGACAACGGTGAAGAATGGCGTTTTGCCTATGCCGACGGGCATACCCAAATCACTGATGCATTAGGGCGTAGTGAGCACCTTTATTACGACCATCATGGCGAAGTCGTCAAAAAAGTCTTTGCAGATGGTAGTAGTATCTTGACAGAACGCGATGCTTTAGGCCGACCCATTAAAATTACTGATGAAATGGGACGTGAAACCCGCTACCGTTATAACGAATGCGGGCTGCTGACCTTTGTTGGTGGAGAAGGCGGACAAAACCAGCACATCCGTTATGACCAAGAACGCCGACCGGTAGAGATTACCCTCCCGCACAATCAAAAGACTCTGATTGAGTACAACGAACAAGGATTACCTGCGACCCAAAGCGATAGCAAAGGCAATACAACCCGTTACCGTTACAACGAAAATGGGCAAATTACCCAAATTACCGATGCAAAAAACAATACTTATACTTTCGAATATGACCTGCACCACCGCCTGAGCACTCAAACCGACTGTTCCGGTCAGCAAACCCGCTATACCTATAACGATGAGGGCAAACTCGAAAGTATTACCGATGCTGCCGGTCACACCACGCACTATCATTACCAAAATAGCAAACCATTGCGTACTGACTATCCGGATGGTAGCAGTGAGCACTTCAGCTACGATCATGCTGGTCGACTGAGTGTTCTGACTGATGCCGAAGGCAACCGTACCGCCTACGATTACGACAATGACAGCAAACCAACTATCCGCTACAACGCGCTGGGTGGTGCATTCCAATACCGTTACGATTCCGTAGGTCGTCTGAAAACCCTCGTCAACGAAAACGGCGACAGCTATGCCTTCGAATACGATGAACGCGACCGCCTGATCCGCGAGACCGGCTTTGACGGCAAAATGACACGTTACACCTACAACCCTGCCGGCGAACTCATACGCGAAGAAGAATACGCGTCTGGGAACATTGACGTGCGTACTCGCCCGCTACGGACGATCACCTACCACCGCGACCGTATCGGCCGTATCCGTCAGAAAGACAGTCATCTGGACGGCGGAGAAATCCTGAGCACCCACTACCGCTATGACAAACTTAACCGTCTGATCCAAGCACACAACGCCCATAGTGAGCTTCGCTTCGGCTATGATCACAACGGACTGATTAAAGAACAGCTCATTCACTTGGATGAACCTATTACGTCCAGTACCAGCCGTTCACAATCCAAAGATGTTGCTGCACAGATTACCGAACACCGTTACGACGTACTGGGTAACCGCACCCAAACCATCCTGCCGACAGGTGAAGTTTTAAACCGCCTGTATTACGGCAGCGGACACCTGCACCATATTAACCTAGACGGCACCACCCTTGCCGACATCGAGCGTGATGCCCTGCATCGCCCGATCGAGCGGACCATTGGCAAGTTGAATACCCAATTTCAACTTGACCCATTAGGTCGTCTGAAACAACAAATCGCCCAACCGAACAGCCACAACAAAGCAGACCCTGCCGTCCTTATCGGTCGCCGTTACCAATACGACACTATCGGTAACCTCGTCCGTACCGACGACCAAACCAACGGCAGCAGGAATTACACCTATGACGCACTGGGCAGAATTACCCAAAGCGCGGACGAGCACTACCGCTACGACCCCGCACACAACCTTACCGACGGAAGCAGAATCAGTGGCAACCGCCTTACCCAATACAAAGGCACCAGTTACCGCTACGACCCGTTGGGCAACCTGATCGAGAAACAGCAGCATGACGGCGAAATCCAACATTACCGCTACAATGCGGATAATCAATTGACCGAAGCCGAAATCCATCGCCCCGGACAAAACACCGTCTTATATCGCTACCGCTACGACCCCATAGGTCGCCGCATAGCCAAAGCCCATCCCGACGGCAATGAAATCCAATACCTATGGGACGGCAGCCGCCTGTTACAGGAATACCGTAAAGACCGTACTTACACCTATATTTATACCGAAGACCGAAACTATGAACCCCTTGCTCAAATCACTACCTACAATGGCTCAGACAAGGTAAGAGAAATCCTGTATTACCACAACGATCAAATCGGCATCCCGCGCGAGATGACCGATGAGGAAGGCAATATTGTTTGGAGCGGTGACTATAGCGGCTGGGGCAAACTGACCCAAGAAGGTCGTCTGAAACTGGATGTATACCAACCCTTCCGTCTGCAGAATCAGTATTATGATGAAGAGACAGGGCTGCATTACAACTTCTTCCGCTACTATGATCCGGAGATTGGGCGGTTTACGCAGCAGGATCCGATTAAGCTATTGGGAGGAGAGAGTCTGTATGCGCTCGCTCCAAATGTTTTTGTATGGCTCGATACTTTGGGACTGGCAAAATACAAATGTATCGCAGACGAAAAAGAAGGTGGAGGAACAAGAGGCTATAAGAATGGCAGAAAGCTATGTACTTACAGCTGCACCAATGTAGCTACGAAAAAAACGGTTAGTGTGTTATCTAATTCAGATATGGAAGCAGAAGGTTCTCATTTTTGCAGAGGAGCAGAGATAGGAACAATTCCCAGCCCCCTAAATGGTGTGGCGACAGTTCCCCATTTTCTACGTTACGTTCCTTTCAATATCGATACAAGTGGTGCCCTAGGCTGGTGGGATAGCTGGGGTTCAACTAAAGATATTCATGATCAACTTAAAAAGACTGAATAA